In Sparus aurata chromosome 3, fSpaAur1.1, whole genome shotgun sequence, the following are encoded in one genomic region:
- the LOC115578361 gene encoding homeodomain-interacting protein kinase 1-like isoform X1, producing MGSSVSNESTSSSEMNPVQLPSVYDVQKVLGEGCFGQVLKCWKKDIKQTVAVKIPKFFDEDTVNEVSMLRRIKRLKLDQHNIVEFIDYFQTKHGKAIVLEMLDISLGDYLEMTSFAPMLLSDISSIIQQMGTAFEALKGIGVIHGDVHLFNIMMENHQTRPFRVKLIDFGGAISTSEATQGKLLQPLAFRSPEIILGCPFSEAIDMWSLGCLMFIMICGKQPFSGCCGYEVLRSIINLLGQPEDLVLSTGLRTKKYFNWTESNSWELKTSFEYFRCHLSSVNKDHNLQSLDDLKEIRLEENNEAEAAEREQCIELLKAMLQTDEDERITPREVLIHPFFTKVYPNNGALAAASSLVRWKPMENLASALGEPATTPLMDDESTVIRPDGCTPSPEVPPAGVIQVLPATAENTLLLEGQGSKVSGRTYIVKFSGSSAFTSVFSNKDCTPSPTFLLSGVILVRPAIAQRTLMEDQESAVSFQSGLNETSWSSVINTESSTESSVCEDSGSGENMGAEKKPQKKRNCFRRVFSWMKKTFRSCVTSVDASACDS from the exons ATGGGATCCAGCGTATCCAACGAGTCCACCTCATCTTCCGAGATGAACCCCGTCCAGCTCCCCAGCGTATATGATGTTCAGAAAGTTCTGGGAGAGGGCTGCTTCGGACAGGTgttgaaatgttggaaaaaggaCATCAAGCAGACTGTGGCTGTGAAGATTCCTAAATTCTTTGACGAAGACACCGTCAATGAG GTTTCGATGCTGAGACGGATCAAGCGCCTCAAACTCGACCAGCACAACATCGTCGAGTTCATCGATTACTTTCAAACCAAACATGGAAAGGCAATCGTGTTGGAGATGTTGGATATCAGCCTGGGCGACTACCTTGAAATGACAAGTTTTGCGCCTATGCTTCTGAgtgacatcagcagcatcaTCCAGCAG ATGGGGACAGCATTTGAGGCGCTGAAGGGGATTGGGGTGATCCATGGTGACGTGCACCTCTTTAACATCATGATGGAGAATCACCAAACACGACCCTTCAGAGTCAAGCTCATTGACTTCGGTGGTGCCATTTCCACATCAGAAGCCACCCAGGGCAAGCTCCTGCAACCGCTGGCTTTTAG GTCTCCAGAAATCATACTGGGCTGTCCATTTTCTGAGGCCATTGACATGTGGTCCCTGGGCTGTCTGATGTTCATCATGATCTGCGGCAAACAACCGTTCAGTGGATGCTGTGGATATGAAGTA CTGCGGAGCATCATTAATCTACTAGGTCAGCCAGAAGACCTTGTTCTCAGTACTGGTCTAAGGACAAAGAAGTACTTTAACTGGACTGAGTCAAACAGCTGGGAGCTCAAG ACATCTTTTGAGTATTTCAGATGTCACCTCAGCAGTGTCAACAAGGACCACAATCTCCAGTCTCTGGACGATCTCAAAGAA ATTCGTCTAGAGGAAAATAATGAAGCTGAGGCCGCAGAGCGAGAGCAGTGCATCGAGCTCCTGAAGGCAATGCTGCAGACGGATGAGGATGAGAGGATCACTCCCCGTGAAGTCCTCATTCATCCGTTTTTCACCAAAGTCTACCCAAA CAATGGGGCTTTGGCAGCCGCATCCTCTTTGGTCCGATGGAAGCCAATGGAAAATCTGGCGAGTGCACTCGGTGAGCCTGCTACCACTCCTCTGATGGATGACGAAAGCACCGTCATCAGACCAGACGGCTGCACGCCATCTCCAGAAGTTCCACCAGCAGGTGTGATCCAAGTTCTGCCAGCGACAGCTGAGAACACGCTGCTGCTGGAAGGTCAGGGGAGCAAAGTCAG TGGCAGGACTTACATTGTCAAGTTCTCAGGAAGTTCGGCCTTCACTTCCGTGTTCTCGAATAAGGACTGCACTCCATCTCCCACGTTTCTGCTCTCAGGTGTGATCCTGGTTCGGCCTGCGATAGCCCAGCGCACGCTGATGGAAGATCAGGAGAGTGCAGTCAG ttttcagtctggCCTGAATGAAACGTCATGGTCCTCAGTGATCAACACTGAAAGTAGCACAGAGTCCTCGGTATGTGAGGACTCGGGCTCAGGTG AAAACATGGGGGCAGAGAAGAAGCCTCAGAAGAAAAGGAATTGCTTCCGACGTGTCTTCTCCTGGATGAAGAAGACCTTCAGGTCATGTGTTACCTCTGTTGATGCTTCGGCCTGTGACAGCTGA
- the LOC115578361 gene encoding homeodomain-interacting protein kinase 1-like isoform X3: MGSSVSNESTSSSEMNPVQLPSVYDVQKVLGEGCFGQVLKCWKKDIKQTVAVKIPKFFDEDTVNEVSMLRRIKRLKLDQHNIVEFIDYFQTKHGKAIVLEMLDISLGDYLEMTSFAPMLLSDISSIIQQMGTAFEALKGIGVIHGDVHLFNIMMENHQTRPFRVKLIDFGGAISTSEATQGKLLQPLAFRSPEIILGCPFSEAIDMWSLGCLMFIMICGKQPFSGCCGYEVLRSIINLLGQPEDLVLSTGLRTKKYFNWTESNSWELKTSFEYFRCHLSSVNKDHNLQSLDDLKEIRLEENNEAEAAEREQCIELLKAMLQTDEDERITPREVLIHPFFTKVYPNNGALAAASSLVRWKPMENLASALGEPATTPLMDDESTVIRPDGCTPSPEVPPAGVIQVLPATAENTLLLEGQGSKVSGRTYIVKFSGSSAFTSVFSNKDCTPSPTFLLSGVILVRPAIAQRTLMEDQESAVRKHGGREEASEEKELLPTCLLLDEEDLQVMCYLC; encoded by the exons ATGGGATCCAGCGTATCCAACGAGTCCACCTCATCTTCCGAGATGAACCCCGTCCAGCTCCCCAGCGTATATGATGTTCAGAAAGTTCTGGGAGAGGGCTGCTTCGGACAGGTgttgaaatgttggaaaaaggaCATCAAGCAGACTGTGGCTGTGAAGATTCCTAAATTCTTTGACGAAGACACCGTCAATGAG GTTTCGATGCTGAGACGGATCAAGCGCCTCAAACTCGACCAGCACAACATCGTCGAGTTCATCGATTACTTTCAAACCAAACATGGAAAGGCAATCGTGTTGGAGATGTTGGATATCAGCCTGGGCGACTACCTTGAAATGACAAGTTTTGCGCCTATGCTTCTGAgtgacatcagcagcatcaTCCAGCAG ATGGGGACAGCATTTGAGGCGCTGAAGGGGATTGGGGTGATCCATGGTGACGTGCACCTCTTTAACATCATGATGGAGAATCACCAAACACGACCCTTCAGAGTCAAGCTCATTGACTTCGGTGGTGCCATTTCCACATCAGAAGCCACCCAGGGCAAGCTCCTGCAACCGCTGGCTTTTAG GTCTCCAGAAATCATACTGGGCTGTCCATTTTCTGAGGCCATTGACATGTGGTCCCTGGGCTGTCTGATGTTCATCATGATCTGCGGCAAACAACCGTTCAGTGGATGCTGTGGATATGAAGTA CTGCGGAGCATCATTAATCTACTAGGTCAGCCAGAAGACCTTGTTCTCAGTACTGGTCTAAGGACAAAGAAGTACTTTAACTGGACTGAGTCAAACAGCTGGGAGCTCAAG ACATCTTTTGAGTATTTCAGATGTCACCTCAGCAGTGTCAACAAGGACCACAATCTCCAGTCTCTGGACGATCTCAAAGAA ATTCGTCTAGAGGAAAATAATGAAGCTGAGGCCGCAGAGCGAGAGCAGTGCATCGAGCTCCTGAAGGCAATGCTGCAGACGGATGAGGATGAGAGGATCACTCCCCGTGAAGTCCTCATTCATCCGTTTTTCACCAAAGTCTACCCAAA CAATGGGGCTTTGGCAGCCGCATCCTCTTTGGTCCGATGGAAGCCAATGGAAAATCTGGCGAGTGCACTCGGTGAGCCTGCTACCACTCCTCTGATGGATGACGAAAGCACCGTCATCAGACCAGACGGCTGCACGCCATCTCCAGAAGTTCCACCAGCAGGTGTGATCCAAGTTCTGCCAGCGACAGCTGAGAACACGCTGCTGCTGGAAGGTCAGGGGAGCAAAGTCAG TGGCAGGACTTACATTGTCAAGTTCTCAGGAAGTTCGGCCTTCACTTCCGTGTTCTCGAATAAGGACTGCACTCCATCTCCCACGTTTCTGCTCTCAGGTGTGATCCTGGTTCGGCCTGCGATAGCCCAGCGCACGCTGATGGAAGATCAGGAGAGTGCAGTCAG AAAACATGGGGGCAGAGAAGAAGCCTCAGAAGAAAAGGAATTGCTTCCGACGTGTCTTCTCCTGGATGAAGAAGACCTTCAGGTCATGTGTTACCTCTGTTGA
- the LOC115578361 gene encoding homeodomain-interacting protein kinase 1-like isoform X6 has translation MGSSVSNESTSSSEMNPVQLPSVYDVQKVLGEGCFGQVLKCWKKDIKQTVAVKIPKFFDEDTVNEVSMLRRIKRLKLDQHNIVEFIDYFQTKHGKAIVLEMLDISLGDYLEMTSFAPMLLSDISSIIQQMGTAFEALKGIGVIHGDVHLFNIMMENHQTRPFRVKLIDFGGAISTSEATQGKLLQPLAFRSPEIILGCPFSEAIDMWSLGCLMFIMICGKQPFSGCCGYEVLRSIINLLGQPEDLVLSTGLRTKKYFNWTESNSWELKTSFEYFRCHLSSVNKDHNLQSLDDLKEIRLEENNEAEAAEREQCIELLKAMLQTDEDERITPREVLIHPFFTKVYPNNGALAAASSLVRWKPMENLASALGEPATTPLMDDESTVIRPDGCTPSPEVPPAGVIQVLPATAENTLLLEGQGSKVRCDPGSACDSPAHADGRSGECSQFSVWPE, from the exons ATGGGATCCAGCGTATCCAACGAGTCCACCTCATCTTCCGAGATGAACCCCGTCCAGCTCCCCAGCGTATATGATGTTCAGAAAGTTCTGGGAGAGGGCTGCTTCGGACAGGTgttgaaatgttggaaaaaggaCATCAAGCAGACTGTGGCTGTGAAGATTCCTAAATTCTTTGACGAAGACACCGTCAATGAG GTTTCGATGCTGAGACGGATCAAGCGCCTCAAACTCGACCAGCACAACATCGTCGAGTTCATCGATTACTTTCAAACCAAACATGGAAAGGCAATCGTGTTGGAGATGTTGGATATCAGCCTGGGCGACTACCTTGAAATGACAAGTTTTGCGCCTATGCTTCTGAgtgacatcagcagcatcaTCCAGCAG ATGGGGACAGCATTTGAGGCGCTGAAGGGGATTGGGGTGATCCATGGTGACGTGCACCTCTTTAACATCATGATGGAGAATCACCAAACACGACCCTTCAGAGTCAAGCTCATTGACTTCGGTGGTGCCATTTCCACATCAGAAGCCACCCAGGGCAAGCTCCTGCAACCGCTGGCTTTTAG GTCTCCAGAAATCATACTGGGCTGTCCATTTTCTGAGGCCATTGACATGTGGTCCCTGGGCTGTCTGATGTTCATCATGATCTGCGGCAAACAACCGTTCAGTGGATGCTGTGGATATGAAGTA CTGCGGAGCATCATTAATCTACTAGGTCAGCCAGAAGACCTTGTTCTCAGTACTGGTCTAAGGACAAAGAAGTACTTTAACTGGACTGAGTCAAACAGCTGGGAGCTCAAG ACATCTTTTGAGTATTTCAGATGTCACCTCAGCAGTGTCAACAAGGACCACAATCTCCAGTCTCTGGACGATCTCAAAGAA ATTCGTCTAGAGGAAAATAATGAAGCTGAGGCCGCAGAGCGAGAGCAGTGCATCGAGCTCCTGAAGGCAATGCTGCAGACGGATGAGGATGAGAGGATCACTCCCCGTGAAGTCCTCATTCATCCGTTTTTCACCAAAGTCTACCCAAA CAATGGGGCTTTGGCAGCCGCATCCTCTTTGGTCCGATGGAAGCCAATGGAAAATCTGGCGAGTGCACTCGGTGAGCCTGCTACCACTCCTCTGATGGATGACGAAAGCACCGTCATCAGACCAGACGGCTGCACGCCATCTCCAGAAGTTCCACCAGCAGGTGTGATCCAAGTTCTGCCAGCGACAGCTGAGAACACGCTGCTGCTGGAAGGTCAGGGGAGCAAAGTCAG GTGTGATCCTGGTTCGGCCTGCGATAGCCCAGCGCACGCTGATGGAAGATCAGGAGAGTGCAGTCAG ttttcagtctggCCTGAATGA
- the LOC115578361 gene encoding homeodomain-interacting protein kinase 1-like isoform X5, translating to MGSSVSNESTSSSEMNPVQLPSVYDVQKVLGEGCFGQVLKCWKKDIKQTVAVKIPKFFDEDTVNEVSMLRRIKRLKLDQHNIVEFIDYFQTKHGKAIVLEMLDISLGDYLEMTSFAPMLLSDISSIIQQMGTAFEALKGIGVIHGDVHLFNIMMENHQTRPFRVKLIDFGGAISTSEATQGKLLQPLAFRSPEIILGCPFSEAIDMWSLGCLMFIMICGKQPFSGCCGYEVLRSIINLLGQPEDLVLSTGLRTKKYFNWTESNSWELKTSFEYFRCHLSSVNKDHNLQSLDDLKEIRLEENNEAEAAEREQCIELLKAMLQTDEDERITPREVLIHPFFTKVYPNNGALAAASSLVRWKPMENLASALGEPATTPLMDDESTVIRPDGCTPSPEVPPAGVIQVLPATAENTLLLEGQGSKVRCDPGSACDSPAHADGRSGECSQQRQWWHPPHGQL from the exons ATGGGATCCAGCGTATCCAACGAGTCCACCTCATCTTCCGAGATGAACCCCGTCCAGCTCCCCAGCGTATATGATGTTCAGAAAGTTCTGGGAGAGGGCTGCTTCGGACAGGTgttgaaatgttggaaaaaggaCATCAAGCAGACTGTGGCTGTGAAGATTCCTAAATTCTTTGACGAAGACACCGTCAATGAG GTTTCGATGCTGAGACGGATCAAGCGCCTCAAACTCGACCAGCACAACATCGTCGAGTTCATCGATTACTTTCAAACCAAACATGGAAAGGCAATCGTGTTGGAGATGTTGGATATCAGCCTGGGCGACTACCTTGAAATGACAAGTTTTGCGCCTATGCTTCTGAgtgacatcagcagcatcaTCCAGCAG ATGGGGACAGCATTTGAGGCGCTGAAGGGGATTGGGGTGATCCATGGTGACGTGCACCTCTTTAACATCATGATGGAGAATCACCAAACACGACCCTTCAGAGTCAAGCTCATTGACTTCGGTGGTGCCATTTCCACATCAGAAGCCACCCAGGGCAAGCTCCTGCAACCGCTGGCTTTTAG GTCTCCAGAAATCATACTGGGCTGTCCATTTTCTGAGGCCATTGACATGTGGTCCCTGGGCTGTCTGATGTTCATCATGATCTGCGGCAAACAACCGTTCAGTGGATGCTGTGGATATGAAGTA CTGCGGAGCATCATTAATCTACTAGGTCAGCCAGAAGACCTTGTTCTCAGTACTGGTCTAAGGACAAAGAAGTACTTTAACTGGACTGAGTCAAACAGCTGGGAGCTCAAG ACATCTTTTGAGTATTTCAGATGTCACCTCAGCAGTGTCAACAAGGACCACAATCTCCAGTCTCTGGACGATCTCAAAGAA ATTCGTCTAGAGGAAAATAATGAAGCTGAGGCCGCAGAGCGAGAGCAGTGCATCGAGCTCCTGAAGGCAATGCTGCAGACGGATGAGGATGAGAGGATCACTCCCCGTGAAGTCCTCATTCATCCGTTTTTCACCAAAGTCTACCCAAA CAATGGGGCTTTGGCAGCCGCATCCTCTTTGGTCCGATGGAAGCCAATGGAAAATCTGGCGAGTGCACTCGGTGAGCCTGCTACCACTCCTCTGATGGATGACGAAAGCACCGTCATCAGACCAGACGGCTGCACGCCATCTCCAGAAGTTCCACCAGCAGGTGTGATCCAAGTTCTGCCAGCGACAGCTGAGAACACGCTGCTGCTGGAAGGTCAGGGGAGCAAAGTCAG GTGTGATCCTGGTTCGGCCTGCGATAGCCCAGCGCACGCTGATGGAAGATCAGGAGAGTGCAGTCAG
- the LOC115578361 gene encoding homeodomain-interacting protein kinase 1-like isoform X4, whose amino-acid sequence MGSSVSNESTSSSEMNPVQLPSVYDVQKVLGEGCFGQVLKCWKKDIKQTVAVKIPKFFDEDTVNEVSMLRRIKRLKLDQHNIVEFIDYFQTKHGKAIVLEMLDISLGDYLEMTSFAPMLLSDISSIIQQMGTAFEALKGIGVIHGDVHLFNIMMENHQTRPFRVKLIDFGGAISTSEATQGKLLQPLAFRSPEIILGCPFSEAIDMWSLGCLMFIMICGKQPFSGCCGYEVLRSIINLLGQPEDLVLSTGLRTKKYFNWTESNSWELKTSFEYFRCHLSSVNKDHNLQSLDDLKEIRLEENNEAEAAEREQCIELLKAMLQTDEDERITPREVLIHPFFTKVYPNNGALAAASSLVRWKPMENLASALGEPATTPLMDDESTVIRPDGCTPSPEVPPAGVIQVLPATAENTLLLEGQGSKVRCDPGSACDSPAHADGRSGECSQKTWGQRRSLRRKGIASDVSSPG is encoded by the exons ATGGGATCCAGCGTATCCAACGAGTCCACCTCATCTTCCGAGATGAACCCCGTCCAGCTCCCCAGCGTATATGATGTTCAGAAAGTTCTGGGAGAGGGCTGCTTCGGACAGGTgttgaaatgttggaaaaaggaCATCAAGCAGACTGTGGCTGTGAAGATTCCTAAATTCTTTGACGAAGACACCGTCAATGAG GTTTCGATGCTGAGACGGATCAAGCGCCTCAAACTCGACCAGCACAACATCGTCGAGTTCATCGATTACTTTCAAACCAAACATGGAAAGGCAATCGTGTTGGAGATGTTGGATATCAGCCTGGGCGACTACCTTGAAATGACAAGTTTTGCGCCTATGCTTCTGAgtgacatcagcagcatcaTCCAGCAG ATGGGGACAGCATTTGAGGCGCTGAAGGGGATTGGGGTGATCCATGGTGACGTGCACCTCTTTAACATCATGATGGAGAATCACCAAACACGACCCTTCAGAGTCAAGCTCATTGACTTCGGTGGTGCCATTTCCACATCAGAAGCCACCCAGGGCAAGCTCCTGCAACCGCTGGCTTTTAG GTCTCCAGAAATCATACTGGGCTGTCCATTTTCTGAGGCCATTGACATGTGGTCCCTGGGCTGTCTGATGTTCATCATGATCTGCGGCAAACAACCGTTCAGTGGATGCTGTGGATATGAAGTA CTGCGGAGCATCATTAATCTACTAGGTCAGCCAGAAGACCTTGTTCTCAGTACTGGTCTAAGGACAAAGAAGTACTTTAACTGGACTGAGTCAAACAGCTGGGAGCTCAAG ACATCTTTTGAGTATTTCAGATGTCACCTCAGCAGTGTCAACAAGGACCACAATCTCCAGTCTCTGGACGATCTCAAAGAA ATTCGTCTAGAGGAAAATAATGAAGCTGAGGCCGCAGAGCGAGAGCAGTGCATCGAGCTCCTGAAGGCAATGCTGCAGACGGATGAGGATGAGAGGATCACTCCCCGTGAAGTCCTCATTCATCCGTTTTTCACCAAAGTCTACCCAAA CAATGGGGCTTTGGCAGCCGCATCCTCTTTGGTCCGATGGAAGCCAATGGAAAATCTGGCGAGTGCACTCGGTGAGCCTGCTACCACTCCTCTGATGGATGACGAAAGCACCGTCATCAGACCAGACGGCTGCACGCCATCTCCAGAAGTTCCACCAGCAGGTGTGATCCAAGTTCTGCCAGCGACAGCTGAGAACACGCTGCTGCTGGAAGGTCAGGGGAGCAAAGTCAG GTGTGATCCTGGTTCGGCCTGCGATAGCCCAGCGCACGCTGATGGAAGATCAGGAGAGTGCAGTCAG AAAACATGGGGGCAGAGAAGAAGCCTCAGAAGAAAAGGAATTGCTTCCGACGTGTCTTCTCCTGGATGA